TACTGGACTCTTGATCGGTTTGAAGCACGTAAGCTCATCGTCGCCGACCTTAAGGCTCAAGGCCTTTTGGTCTCAGAAAAACCCTACAAGCTGCGCGTGCCGCGCTCGGGACGCACCGGCGTCATCGTCGAGCCGATGCTAACGGATCAATGGTTTGTGACGATGGACGGGCTGGCGAAATCCGGCCTCGAGGCGGTCGCAAAGGGCGAGGTGAAGTTCTACCCCGAGCACTGGGTCTCCACTTACAACCAATGGCTGGAAAACATTCAAGACTGGTGCATCTCGCGGCAACTGTGGTGGGGGCACCAGATACCGGCATGGTATGACGAAGATGGGAATGTTTACGTTGCTCGCAACAAAGCAGAAGCGGCGAAAAAGGCCGGTGGTAAAAAGCTTGTGCGCGATCCCGACGTGCTCGATACATGGTTCTCCTCCGCCTTGGTGCCCTTTACTTCCCTCGGTTGGCCTGAAAAAACAAAAGACCTCGACCTCTTTCTGCCTTCTTCGGTGCTGGTCACCGGCTTCGACATCATTTTCTTCTGGGTGGCGCGGATGATCATGATGACGCTGCATTTCACCGATAAAGTGCCGTTCCGCCACGTCTACATCAACGCCATCGTGCGCGACGCCGAAGGCCAGAAGATGTCGAAGTCGAAAGGCAACACGCTTGACCCGCTCGATCTGATAGACGGCATCACGCTCGATGAGCTGCTGGCGAAATCGACAGTCGGCTTGCTGCGCACTGAGCACAAAGAAAAAATCGAGAAATACATCCGCAACCATTACCCGAACGGCATCCCCTCTTACGGCGCGGATGCGTTGCGTTTCACCTTCGCCTCACTGGCCAGCTTCGCGCGCACACTTAACTTCGACCTCAACCGTTGTGAGGGTTACCGCAACTTCTGCAACAAACTGTGGAACGCCGCGCGCTTCGTACTCATGAACTGCGAGGGTAAGGACTGCGGGCAGGACGACATCAAACCCATTGAACTATCGTTCGTAGATGAATGGATCATCTACCGCCTTCAGCAAGCAGAATCACGTGTCATCGAGGGATTCGAAACCTACCGCTTCGATCTACTCGCCCGAGAGATCTATGAGTTCCTTTGGGATGAATACTGTGATTGGTATGTCGAGTTAGCAAAAGTGCAGTTGCAGGTGGGAAATGAAGCGCAGCAGCGTGGTACGCGGCGCACGTTGGTACGAGTACTAGAAGCCACATTACGACTCGCCCATCCGGTTATCCCCTTCATCACTGAGGAGTTGTGGCAGAAGATTACGACTCTTGCGGGCAGGAGTGGGCAAAGTATCATGCTCGCAGCATACCCAAAGCCGAATAATGGAATTCCACAGGCTACTGTACTTAATTTTGTGGCATTGCTTAAAGGCCTAACGAACTCGGTCCGGAACCTACGTAGCGAAGCAAACTTACTACCGTCTAGGCGTGTGGCAATGATTGCGGAAGGCCCTCCAGACGATCTTGCGCAGATCAGTCCGTATATCTCGGCCTTGGCAAGGCTTTCCGAGGTGCAAATCGTAGATAATCTGCCCAACACTGATGCACCTGTCGTCATCTCGGGTACATACCGGTTCATGCTGAAAATCGAGATCGACTTCGCCGCCGAGCGCGGGCGGTTGAAAAAGGAAATCGCGCGGCAGGAAAGCGAGATCGCCAAGGCGAAAACCAAGCTCGGCAATCCGGCATTCGTCGAGCGCGCGCCCGTTCAGGTCATCGCACAGGAAAAAAAGCGCCTCGCCGA
This is a stretch of genomic DNA from Burkholderiales bacterium. It encodes these proteins:
- a CDS encoding valine--tRNA ligase, coding for MELAKSFDPHGIESRWYPEWEKRGYFRHRTSDQSTPPAPSAAADTRKQGGAGETVHEARRTGDNAADKLDAPPTEQAYCIQLPPPNVTGTLHMGHAFQQTLMDILIRYHRMRGDKVNWVMGTDHAGIATQIVVERQLEMENKTRRDLGREKFVERVWQWKQQSGSAITRQMRRLGVSGNWDYASTDGQHAGYFTMDERMSRAVIEVFVRLYEQGLIYRGKRLVNWDPVLGTAVSDLEVDSEEEDGKLWEIHYPLDGGGKGVVVATTRPETMLGDVAVAVNPGDNRYKSLVGKRVKLPLTGRSIPVIADEYVDPEFGTGCVKITPGHDFNDYRVWERHRDSLSPLFSIFTLEAKVIDNSIPAAGERWQNYVAPRQSGGKTGPVGTQPLAQDIGIPSKYWTLDRFEARKLIVADLKAQGLLVSEKPYKLRVPRSGRTGVIVEPMLTDQWFVTMDGLAKSGLEAVAKGEVKFYPEHWVSTYNQWLENIQDWCISRQLWWGHQIPAWYDEDGNVYVARNKAEAAKKAGGKKLVRDPDVLDTWFSSALVPFTSLGWPEKTKDLDLFLPSSVLVTGFDIIFFWVARMIMMTLHFTDKVPFRHVYINAIVRDAEGQKMSKSKGNTLDPLDLIDGITLDELLAKSTVGLLRTEHKEKIEKYIRNHYPNGIPSYGADALRFTFASLASFARTLNFDLNRCEGYRNFCNKLWNAARFVLMNCEGKDCGQDDIKPIELSFVDEWIIYRLQQAESRVIEGFETYRFDLLAREIYEFLWDEYCDWYVELAKVQLQVGNEAQQRGTRRTLVRVLEATLRLAHPVIPFITEELWQKITTLAGRSGQSIMLAAYPKPNNGIPQATVLNFVALLKGLTNSVRNLRSEANLLPSRRVAMIAEGPPDDLAQISPYISALARLSEVQIVDNLPNTDAPVVISGTYRFMLKIEIDFAAERGRLKKEIARQESEIAKAKTKLGNPAFVERAPVQVIAQEKKRLADFGATLEKLTTQLEKLG